The genomic region GACTGAAAACTGGGTGATTCCCCTGGATACGAAGGAAGCCCACGCCAAGAGCGCCGACGAAGTTTCTGCCGGCAGCACAGCAAAGACTGTTGAAGATTTCAAGAAGTCCTACATCGAGGAAATCCAGAAGAATCCCTACCGTGTGGACTTGTTCGGTACCAGCGCCTTTATTTCCGTGGACCTGATCCGTTCCATGACGGGCAGTTTCGCCATGAAGGGTGACCGCATCCGTGTGGTCATTATTGCCGAGGCCGACCGCATGAACGAAGCCGCTTCCAATGCCTTCCTGAAGACCTTGGAAGATGTTCCTCCCGACACCTACTTTATTTTGACAACTTCCTCCCGCGAAAAGATGCTGCAGACTATCCGTTCCAGATGTCTGGCCCTGCATCTGCTGCCCCTGACGGACGACGAAGTCCGCTCCGAGGCGCTGAAGGTGGGTGGCGAAGATTTTGATGAAGAAAGCCTGACGGACGATATTGTGGGCCTTGCGGTTGGCTCCCCGGGTAAGGCTTTCTACTATGCCCAGCATGGTTCCGAATGGTGCAAGCTGGCTGTTGAATTTGTGCGCAAGTCCCTGCAGCAGGATT from Fibrobacter sp. harbors:
- a CDS encoding AAA family ATPase, which gives rise to MVENKMIQYTLNGPVSQERARIRLMSALRENRFPQSILIDGPAGIGKKALAMELAKALMCSNPNARPCGHCFGCRMATDSGVTENWVIPLDTKEAHAKSADEVSAGSTAKTVEDFKKSYIEEIQKNPYRVDLFGTSAFISVDLIRSMTGSFAMKGDRIRVVIIAEADRMNEAASNAFLKTLEDVPPDTYFILTTSSREKMLQTIRSRCLALHLLPLTDDEVRSEALKVGGEDFDEESLTDDIVGLAVGSPGKAFYYAQHGSEWCKLAVEFVRKSLQQDYTDLFFKLKDSSLDEAYEANRFLEVLSFLIADLLRAKAGAPLRLPETTLNVGLENFPRVDATALELALVTVQETMSRIDSRRVTATMCLQNLALKLFEGYK